A region from the Zonotrichia albicollis isolate bZonAlb1 chromosome 17, bZonAlb1.hap1, whole genome shotgun sequence genome encodes:
- the MAPRE1 gene encoding microtubule-associated protein RP/EB family member 1 isoform X2, with amino-acid sequence MAVNVYSTSVTSDNLSRHDMLAWINESLQLTLTKIEQLCSGAAYCQFMDMLFPGSVALKKVKFQAKLEHEYIQNFKVLQAGFKRMGVDKIIPVDKLVKGKFQDNFEFVQWFKKFFDANYDGKEYDPVAARQGQDTIAPNVVTPVVNKTRKSLAPQRPIVAQRTPAGPRAGPGMGKKGGGDEESAGLIEQINALKLTVEDLEKERDFYFGKLRNIELICQENEGENDPVLQRIVEILYATDEGFVIPDEGAPQEEQEEY; translated from the exons ATGGCAGTGAATGTGTATTCTACTTCAGTGACCAGCGATAACTTGAGCCGACATGACATGCTGGCGTGGATCAATGAGTCTCTGCAGCTGACGCTGACCAAGATCGAACAGCTGTGCTCAG GTGCTGCATACTGCCAGTTCATGGACATGCTCTTCCCAGGTTCTGTAGCACTCAAGAAAGTGAAGTTTCAAGCAAAATTGGAACATGAGTACATTCAAAACTTCAAGGTTCTACAAGCAGGTTTTAAAAGAATGGGTGTTGACAAA ATAATTCCTGTGGACAAACTAGTGAAAGGAAAATTTCAGGACAACTTTGAATTTGTTCAGTGGTTCAAAAAATTTTTTGATGCAAACTATGACGGGAAGGAGTATGATCCTGTTGCTGCTCGACAAGGCCAAGACACAATAGCACCAAACGTTGTTACTCCAGTTGTGAACAAAACCAGGAAATCTCTCG CCCCGCAGAGGCCCATTGTTGCACAGAGGACCCCAGCAGGTCCCAGAGCTGGGCCTGGGATGGGCAAAAAGGGTGGAGGAGATGAAGAATCAGCAGGATTGATCGAGCAG ATCAACGCATTGAAACTTACTGTTGAAGAcctggagaaggagagagaCTTCTACTTTGGCAAATTGAGGAACATTGAATTGATCTGCCAGGAGAATGAAGGAGAGAATGATCCAGTGTTGCAGAGGATTGTGGAAATTCTTTATGCCACAGAT GAAGGCTTTGTGATACCTGACGAAGGAGCACCGCAGGAGGAACAAGAAGAGTATTAA
- the MAPRE1 gene encoding microtubule-associated protein RP/EB family member 1 isoform X1, giving the protein MAVNVYSTSVTSDNLSRHDMLAWINESLQLTLTKIEQLCSGAAYCQFMDMLFPGSVALKKVKFQAKLEHEYIQNFKVLQAGFKRMGVDKIIPVDKLVKGKFQDNFEFVQWFKKFFDANYDGKEYDPVAARQGQDTIAPNVVTPVVNKTRKSLGTGSAAPQRPIVAQRTPAGPRAGPGMGKKGGGDEESAGLIEQINALKLTVEDLEKERDFYFGKLRNIELICQENEGENDPVLQRIVEILYATDEGFVIPDEGAPQEEQEEY; this is encoded by the exons ATGGCAGTGAATGTGTATTCTACTTCAGTGACCAGCGATAACTTGAGCCGACATGACATGCTGGCGTGGATCAATGAGTCTCTGCAGCTGACGCTGACCAAGATCGAACAGCTGTGCTCAG GTGCTGCATACTGCCAGTTCATGGACATGCTCTTCCCAGGTTCTGTAGCACTCAAGAAAGTGAAGTTTCAAGCAAAATTGGAACATGAGTACATTCAAAACTTCAAGGTTCTACAAGCAGGTTTTAAAAGAATGGGTGTTGACAAA ATAATTCCTGTGGACAAACTAGTGAAAGGAAAATTTCAGGACAACTTTGAATTTGTTCAGTGGTTCAAAAAATTTTTTGATGCAAACTATGACGGGAAGGAGTATGATCCTGTTGCTGCTCGACAAGGCCAAGACACAATAGCACCAAACGTTGTTACTCCAGTTGTGAACAAAACCAGGAAATCTCTCGGTACTGGCAGTGCAG CCCCGCAGAGGCCCATTGTTGCACAGAGGACCCCAGCAGGTCCCAGAGCTGGGCCTGGGATGGGCAAAAAGGGTGGAGGAGATGAAGAATCAGCAGGATTGATCGAGCAG ATCAACGCATTGAAACTTACTGTTGAAGAcctggagaaggagagagaCTTCTACTTTGGCAAATTGAGGAACATTGAATTGATCTGCCAGGAGAATGAAGGAGAGAATGATCCAGTGTTGCAGAGGATTGTGGAAATTCTTTATGCCACAGAT GAAGGCTTTGTGATACCTGACGAAGGAGCACCGCAGGAGGAACAAGAAGAGTATTAA
- the DNMT3B gene encoding DNA (cytosine-5)-methyltransferase 3B: protein MNMVKSPEPLPQRLAGMVAVRETSPAWSALGEEGPATMKKEKSHGQDEADCRTKLILINGDKAPGVVLEANGKPSTPGSRGLGLLPLKKEKESNGDLSKGDLAWPLDLPVQRAGRTRQETRLKDPARSVEPLRELPTPLRSSRRRSAVPTPMTIDLTEEDSQDSSQSSSTLSGSSSQEGQNGSADLGAEEAESGDMGMALEYQDGKEFGIGELVWGKIKGFSWWPAIVVSHRATAKRQAVSGMRWVQWFGDGKFSEVSADKLVGLMAFRQHFNSSTFNKLVSYRRAIYHALEVARSRSGKTFTTGPRESLEEQLKPMIDWAITGFKPLGLKGLRPPKGSENGVLRNGTEEVVSLEQCPPTKRLKTYPCNSSKEQRVEEDQTREQMVSDVTNNSGNLEDSCLSCGRRNPATFHPLFKGGLCQTCRDRFLEYFYMYDEDGYQSYCTVCCAGKELLLCSNASCCRCFCVECLDVLVGRGTSARVKEQEPWNCYMCQPQQSRGVLQRRQDWNARLQDFFTSDKGQEYAAPKIYPTVPPAKRRPIRVLSLFDGVTTGHPGAATSSGADEGDLEAKESSATSDLCPLAGYTVLKDLGIQVEKYIASEICENPMAAGKVRPEGNITYVRDVRNITKRNIEEWGPFDLVIGGSPCDDVSLVNPTRKALFEGTGRLFFEFYHLLNYARPKAGEERPFFWMFENVVAMRINDKRDISRFLECNPVMIDAIKISAAHRARYFWGNLPGMDRIFGFPLPYTDVSNMGRGTRQKLLGGSWSVPVIRHLFSPLKDYFACE, encoded by the exons ATGAACATGGTAAAGAGCCCGGAGCCGCTGCCGCAGCGGTTGGCGGGGATGGTGGCTGTCCGGGAGACGTCTCCAGCCTGGTCTgcgctgggagaggaggggccG GCGACCATgaaaaaggagaagagccaCGGGCAGGATGAGGCAGACTGTAGGACAAAGCTGATCCTCATCAACGGGGACAAAGCACCTGGCGTTGTCCTGGAGGCCAATGGGAAGCCCAGCACTCCAG GTTCcaggggcctggggctgctgcccctgaagaaggagaaggagagcaATGGAGACCTCTCCAAGGGGGACCTGGCCTGGCCACTGGATCTGCCAGTGCAGAGA GCAGGGCGGACCCGGCAGGAGACGCGGCTCAAGGACCCAGCCCGCAGCGTGGAGCCTCTCAGGGAGCTGCCAACGCCCCTGCGG AGCTCCAGGCGTCGCTCTGCTGTGCCCACGCCCATGACCATCGACCTGACGGAGGAGGACTCGCAGGActcatcccagagcagcagcacactctcggggagcagctcccaggagggcCAGAACGGCTCTGCTGACCTGGGGGCTGAGGAGGCAGAGAGCGGAGACATGGGCATGGCACTGGAGTACCAG GATGGGAAGGAGTTTGGAATTGGGGAGCTTGTCTGGGGGAAGATCAAAGGTTTTTCCTGGTGGCCTGCGATCGTCGTGTCCCACAGAGCCACGGCCAAGCGCCAGGCCGTGTCGGGCATGCGCTGGGTGCAGTGGTTTGGAGACGGGAAGTTCTCTGAG GTTTCTGCAGACAAACTGGTGGGACTGATGGCCTTCAGGCAGCATTTCAATTCCTCCACGTTCAACAAGCTGGTGTCCTACCGCCGTGCCATTTACCACGCTCTGGAG GTGGCCCGGAGCCGGTCGGGGAAGACGTTTacaacaggccccagggagtctctggaggagcagctgaagccCATGATCGACTGGGCAATCACTGGCTTCAAGCCCCTGGGGCTCAAGGGACTGCGGCCACCCAAAGGCTCAG AGAATGGGGTGCTGAGGAATGGCACAGAGGAGGTGGTGTCCCTTGAGCAGTGTCCCCCCACCAAGAGGCTGAAGACCTACCCCTGCAACAGCAGCAAGGAGCAGCGTGTGGAAGAGGACCAGACCCGAG AGCAAATGGTTTCTGACGTTACGAACAACAGCGGGAACCTGGAAG ATAGCTGTTTGTCCTGCGGGAGGAGGAACCCGGCCACTTTCCACCCACTGTTCAAGGGGGGCCTTTGCCAGACATGCAGG GATAGATTCCTGGAGTACTTCTACATGTATGATGAAGATGGGTACCAGTCCTACTGCACCGTCTGCTGCGcaggcaaggagctgctgctctgcagcaatgccagctgctgcag GTGCTTCTGTGTGGAGTGTCTGGACGTGCTGGTGGGCCGAGGGACGTCAGCCAGAGTGAAGGAGCAGGAGCCCTGGAACTGCTAcatgtgccagccccagcagagccgtGGCGTGCTGCAGCGCCGGCAGGACTGGAACGCTCGCCTGCAGGACTTCTTCACCAGTGACAAGGGACAGGAATAT GCTGCACCCAAAATCTACCCAACAGTTCCTCCAGCGAAGAGGAGACCAATTCGAGTGCTCTCGTTGTTCGATGGGGTGACAACAG GACATCCAGGAGCGGCCACATCGAGCGGTGCTGACGAGGGAGACTTGGAGGCTAAAGAGAGCAGTGCCACCTCAGACCTCTGTCCGTTGGCAGGGTACACGGTGCTGAAGGACTTGGGCATCCAGGTGGAGAAGTACATTGCCTCAGAGATCTGTGAGAACCCCATGGCCGCGGGCAAAGTGCGGCCTGAGGGCAACATCACCTACGTGCGCGATGTCAGGAACATAACCAAGAGAAAt ATTGAGGAGTGGGGTCCTTTTGACCTGGTCATCGGTGGAAGCCCCTGTGATGACGTCTCCCTTGTCAATCCAACCAGGAAGGCTCTGTTTG AAGGAACTGGCAGGCTGTTCTTCGAGTTCTACCACCTGCTCAACTACGCCCGTCCCAAGGCAGGTGAGGAGCGGCCCTTCTTCTGGATGTTTGAGAACGTGGTGGCCATGAGAATCAACGACAAGAGGGACATTTCCCGGTTTCTGGAG TGTAACCCAGTTATGATTGATGCAATCAAGATATcagctgcccacagagctcGTTACTTCTGGGGCAACCTCCCTGGGATGGACAG GATCTTTGGCTTCCCCCTGCCCTACACGGATGTCTCCAACATGGGCCGCGGGACGCGCCAGAAGCTGCTGGGGGGCTCGTGGAGCGTCCCTGTCATCCGGCACCTCTTCTCCCCACTCAAGGATTACTTTGCCTGTGAATAG
- the COMMD7 gene encoding COMM domain-containing protein 7: MGLLNFTREPVPEAVSADMHNLNQLSAQQFSALTELLFRFLTEPKEVERFLTQLSDFATMNKISLGPLKNIVKSILLVPNGALKRNLSSEQVRADFIALGLSEEKASYFAEQWKVNSPTLTRLAVGQTLMINQLIDMEWKFGVTAGSSELEKVGSIFLQLKLVVKKGSQLENVYVELTLPQFYSFLHEMERVKTSLESFS; the protein is encoded by the exons atggGGCTGCTCAACTTCACCCGGGAGCCGGTGCCGGAGGCGGTCAGCGCCGACATGCACAACCTCAACCAGCTCAGCGCCCAG CAATTCTCAGCGCTGACTGAATTGCTTTTCCGCTTTCTGACAGAGCCCAAGGAG GTAGAAAGATTTCTGACGCAGCTCTCAGACTTTGCCACCATGAATAAAATCAGCTTGGGCCCCCTGAAAAACATTGTCAAAAGTATTCTTCTGGTCCCCAACG GTGCCCTGAAGAGGAATTTGTCTTCTGAACAAGTCAGAGCAGATTTCATTGCTCTAG GCCTCAGTGAAGAGAAGGCCAGTTATTTTGCAGAACAg TGGAAGGTGAATTCCCCCACCCTGACACGCCTGGCTGTGGGTCAGACACTGATGATTAACCAGCTGATAGACATGGAGTGGAAGTTTGGAG TGACTGCTGGGAGCAGCGAGCTGGAAAAAGTGGGAAGTATCTTCTTACAG cTGAAGCTGGTGGTTAAAAAGGGGAGCCAATTGGAAAACGTGTATGTTG agttAACTTTGCCCCAGTTCTACAGTTTTCTGCATGAAATGGAACGGGTCAAAACCAGCCTGGAAAGCTTCAGCTGA